A region from the Sandaracinus amylolyticus genome encodes:
- a CDS encoding FHA domain-containing protein gives MEHDIGIACGRCDTFNPMGAAFCSSCGNDLSFRASAKAASPAAGVSEDPMEQNRYYVCKECSSPVPPGHKFCGACGATVPDELLDKKVEFFGTMQAPGKARLILIRGTDGADGLSYLLQGTEHVTGRTNAQIPFPNDPFVSDRHANFIYRGDKLVVRDEGSLNGVFVRVRQPVPIAPGDQFLCGEQVFRLDATPKDTSGPDPDQTYFYSSPKRPSPFRIVQVLRGGGDGMVYCARDTSVQIGREDNEMNFPDDIYMSGRHAKVELSPDGTYALHDLGSRNGTYVRMRGERELAHGDYLFLGQQLLRVEQTA, from the coding sequence ATGGAGCACGACATCGGGATCGCGTGTGGCCGCTGCGACACGTTCAACCCGATGGGGGCGGCGTTCTGCTCCTCCTGTGGGAACGATCTCTCGTTCCGTGCGAGTGCCAAGGCGGCGAGCCCGGCTGCGGGCGTGTCGGAGGATCCGATGGAGCAGAACCGTTACTACGTGTGCAAGGAGTGCTCGTCGCCGGTGCCGCCGGGGCACAAGTTCTGCGGCGCGTGCGGTGCGACAGTCCCCGACGAGCTGCTCGACAAGAAGGTCGAGTTCTTCGGGACGATGCAGGCGCCGGGCAAGGCGCGCTTGATCCTGATCCGCGGCACCGACGGCGCCGACGGCCTCTCGTACCTGCTGCAGGGCACCGAGCACGTCACCGGCCGCACGAACGCGCAGATCCCGTTCCCGAACGATCCGTTCGTGAGCGATCGCCACGCGAACTTCATCTACCGCGGCGACAAGCTCGTCGTGCGCGACGAGGGCAGCCTCAACGGCGTCTTCGTGCGCGTGCGCCAGCCGGTGCCGATCGCGCCGGGCGATCAGTTCCTCTGCGGCGAGCAGGTCTTCCGCCTCGACGCGACGCCGAAGGACACGTCGGGCCCCGATCCCGATCAGACGTACTTCTACTCGTCGCCGAAGCGCCCGAGCCCGTTCCGCATCGTGCAGGTGCTGCGCGGCGGCGGTGACGGGATGGTCTACTGCGCGCGCGACACCTCGGTGCAGATCGGCCGCGAGGACAACGAGATGAACTTCCCCGACGACATCTACATGTCGGGGCGCCACGCGAAGGTCGAGCTCTCGCCGGACGGCACGTACGCGCTGCACGATCTCGGATCGCGCAACGGCACCTACGTGCGGATGCGCGGCGAGCGCGAGCTCGCGCACGGCGACTACCTGTTCCTCGGCCAGCAGCTGCTGCGCGTCGAACAGACCGCGTGA
- a CDS encoding serine/threonine-protein kinase, whose translation MSSAPAHEDDAARGASSVSHTGADAKVRSRARRESLRPDPVLGATLAGKYQVLELLGEGAMGRVYRAKQIALDKEIAVKVLHRHLTGTERIEMRFHREARAASRLSHPNSLHIHDFGTTDDGTLYIAMELLDGEDLQTILDHDHPLSPARIAALLVPVLRALEEAHRAGIIHRDLKPENVVVQPDRSGREHVKVCDFGIAKILDQDEGHAITVDGFVCGTPQYMAPEQSRGDVIDHRSDLYAAGVVLYQMICGVVPFAGENALGVLTRHLVEAPIPPSERRHELGVPPALEAICLRALQKDPGDRWQSAADMADAVERAVRELGTDADARLGEGPFRPTAAKPAPKKSEAPPPNEPVATRASALPRTWMMMAPALIAAIALVAVLGSRGSEDAPRAPREAAATPAQVSVAAPPTTAIEAPSIEPARTDDPRLDETTHETPAPVSPPPPRARRERATTSAIVDTGEPAAASVEVAPAEPSRTIAEIAFEEGRRRFLANDVPGAIARFEEAARAAPSDADVQKQLGRVYMRAGDVARSIAAYRRYLELAPDAADRAVVERIIAQQGG comes from the coding sequence ATGAGCAGCGCCCCCGCACACGAAGACGACGCCGCGCGCGGCGCGTCGTCCGTCAGCCACACGGGGGCGGACGCGAAGGTGCGCTCGCGGGCGCGTCGCGAGTCGCTGCGTCCGGACCCGGTGCTCGGCGCGACGCTCGCCGGGAAGTACCAGGTGCTCGAGCTCCTCGGCGAGGGCGCGATGGGGCGCGTGTACCGCGCCAAGCAGATCGCGCTCGACAAGGAGATCGCGGTGAAGGTGCTGCACCGGCACCTCACGGGCACCGAGCGCATCGAGATGCGCTTCCATCGCGAGGCGCGCGCGGCGAGCCGGCTCTCGCACCCGAACTCGCTGCACATCCACGACTTCGGGACGACCGACGACGGCACGCTCTACATCGCGATGGAGCTGCTCGACGGCGAGGATCTGCAGACGATCCTCGACCACGATCATCCGCTCTCGCCGGCGCGCATCGCGGCGCTGCTGGTGCCTGTGCTGCGCGCGCTCGAGGAGGCGCACCGCGCGGGGATCATCCACCGCGATCTGAAGCCCGAGAACGTCGTGGTGCAGCCCGATCGCAGCGGGCGCGAGCACGTGAAGGTGTGCGACTTCGGGATCGCGAAGATCCTCGATCAGGACGAAGGGCACGCGATCACCGTCGACGGGTTCGTGTGCGGGACGCCGCAGTACATGGCGCCCGAGCAGAGCCGCGGAGACGTGATCGATCACCGCAGCGACCTCTACGCGGCGGGCGTGGTGCTGTACCAGATGATCTGCGGGGTCGTTCCGTTCGCCGGCGAGAACGCGCTCGGCGTGCTGACGCGGCACCTCGTCGAGGCGCCGATCCCGCCGAGCGAGCGACGCCACGAGCTGGGCGTGCCGCCGGCGCTCGAGGCGATCTGTCTGCGCGCGCTGCAGAAGGACCCGGGTGATCGGTGGCAGAGCGCCGCCGACATGGCCGACGCGGTGGAGCGCGCGGTGCGCGAGCTCGGGACCGATGCGGACGCGCGGCTCGGCGAGGGGCCGTTCCGCCCGACCGCCGCGAAGCCCGCGCCGAAGAAGTCGGAGGCGCCGCCGCCGAACGAGCCCGTCGCGACGCGCGCGAGCGCGCTGCCGCGCACGTGGATGATGATGGCGCCCGCGTTGATCGCGGCGATCGCGCTCGTCGCGGTGCTGGGCTCGAGAGGATCGGAGGACGCGCCGAGGGCGCCCCGCGAGGCTGCAGCCACGCCCGCGCAGGTGAGCGTCGCAGCGCCGCCCACGACGGCGATCGAGGCGCCGTCGATCGAGCCCGCGCGCACCGACGACCCGCGGCTCGACGAGACGACGCACGAGACCCCGGCGCCGGTCTCGCCCCCTCCCCCGCGCGCCCGGCGCGAGCGCGCGACGACGAGCGCGATCGTCGACACCGGCGAGCCGGCCGCGGCGAGCGTCGAGGTCGCGCCGGCCGAGCCGTCGCGCACCATCGCGGAGATCGCGTTCGAGGAAGGGCGCCGCCGCTTCCTCGCGAACGACGTCCCGGGCGCGATCGCGCGCTTCGAAGAGGCCGCGCGCGCGGCGCCGAGCGACGCCGACGTGCAGAAGCAGCTCGGTCGCGTGTACATGCGCGCGGGCGACGTCGCGCGCAGCATCGCCGCGTATCGCCGCTATCTGGAGCTCGCGCCCGACGCCGCGGATCGCGCGGTCGTCGAGCGCATCATCGCCCAGCAGGGCGGCTGA
- a CDS encoding FHA domain-containing protein: MIVCPRCGKENQDHYKFCLGCGAELPRDAAHAPKSFTAATPPAGFQGGSGGASGGFGAPQASPAPRPGGFGPPPGGGFGPPPPVASPAPSSGFGAPVGAPPSGGFGPPPAISPAPAPAMAAPPMPAAAPAPAAAADTVTCPKCGSSNNKNFKFCGTCGHPLQGASAAPPPMAAPAAAPAVSSGPKRGSLVLIRPDGSEGDSFPLSDITVVGREAGGLFASDSYLSPRHATFSFGASGLTVRDESSLNGVYIRIAADTPSELRDGAVFRIGQEIIRFERLKASPPQQGVEVMGSPSAGLVGRICLVIGRETTGNCYAIPTSGLHLGRERGDILFPDDGYVSGLHCRLHEEGGRMLITDVGSSNGTFLRITGSAPVPSGSLLLMGQQLFRVEF; this comes from the coding sequence GTGATCGTCTGCCCCCGTTGCGGCAAGGAGAACCAGGACCATTACAAGTTCTGCCTCGGCTGTGGTGCCGAGCTGCCGCGAGACGCCGCGCACGCGCCGAAGAGCTTCACGGCGGCGACGCCGCCGGCGGGTTTCCAGGGTGGATCGGGGGGCGCGAGCGGGGGCTTCGGTGCGCCGCAGGCTTCGCCTGCGCCGCGTCCGGGCGGGTTCGGTCCGCCGCCGGGGGGTGGGTTCGGTCCGCCGCCGCCGGTCGCGTCGCCGGCTCCGTCGTCGGGCTTCGGTGCGCCGGTGGGCGCGCCTCCGAGCGGAGGCTTCGGTCCGCCGCCCGCGATCTCGCCTGCGCCCGCGCCCGCGATGGCCGCGCCGCCGATGCCCGCAGCCGCGCCTGCGCCGGCTGCGGCCGCCGACACCGTGACCTGCCCGAAGTGCGGCAGCTCGAACAACAAGAACTTCAAGTTCTGCGGGACCTGTGGCCACCCGCTGCAGGGCGCGTCGGCCGCGCCGCCGCCGATGGCCGCGCCCGCCGCCGCGCCCGCGGTCTCGTCGGGCCCGAAGCGCGGCTCGCTCGTGCTCATCCGCCCCGACGGCAGCGAGGGCGACTCGTTCCCGCTCTCCGACATCACGGTCGTCGGCCGTGAAGCGGGCGGGCTCTTCGCGAGCGACTCGTACCTCTCGCCGCGCCACGCGACGTTCTCGTTCGGCGCCAGCGGCCTCACGGTGCGCGACGAGAGCAGCCTGAACGGCGTCTACATCCGCATCGCCGCGGACACGCCGAGCGAGCTGCGCGACGGCGCCGTCTTCCGCATCGGCCAGGAGATCATCCGCTTCGAGCGCCTGAAGGCGTCGCCGCCGCAGCAGGGCGTCGAGGTGATGGGCAGCCCGAGCGCCGGCCTCGTCGGCCGCATCTGCCTCGTCATCGGCCGCGAGACGACCGGCAACTGCTACGCGATCCCCACGAGCGGTCTGCACCTGGGCCGTGAGCGCGGCGACATCCTGTTCCCCGACGACGGCTACGTCTCGGGCCTGCACTGCCGCCTCCACGAGGAGGGCGGCCGGATGCTGATCACCGACGTCGGCAGCTCGAACGGCACGTTCCTGCGGATCACCGGGAGCGCACCGGTGCCGAGCGGCTCGCTGCTCCTGATGGGTCAGCAGCTCTTCCGCGTCGAGTTCTGA
- a CDS encoding alpha/beta fold hydrolase, with amino-acid sequence MQYDRQAFATAPDGTRLFYGVRGPRPDVLESGAAGPTWILSDGIGCDGFAWRYLQPHLAERHRVVHWHYRAHGRSGLPVDAARIDIPAHARDLLAVMDAAGIESAILAGHSMGTQVSLEAYRLAPDRVRGLALLCGSYGKITTTFHGSDVLKTVLPSIIDVVERNQGLARAVWGRIPPALAFRFAQLAREVDALAIREEDFRFYMEHVASMEPGIFFAMLRLAGEHTAEDVLERIHVPALVVAAERDTFTPNALAQHMADVIPGAEFFLLRGASHAAPVEQPVAVEVRIAKWLADRFAPQASSRREVG; translated from the coding sequence ATGCAGTACGACCGACAAGCGTTCGCGACCGCGCCCGATGGCACCCGCTTGTTCTACGGGGTGCGCGGGCCGCGGCCCGACGTGCTGGAGTCCGGCGCGGCCGGTCCCACGTGGATCCTGAGCGACGGCATCGGCTGCGACGGGTTCGCGTGGCGTTATCTCCAGCCGCACCTCGCCGAGCGGCATCGCGTGGTGCACTGGCACTACCGCGCGCACGGGCGCAGTGGGTTGCCCGTCGATGCGGCGCGCATCGACATCCCCGCGCACGCGCGTGATCTGCTCGCGGTGATGGACGCAGCGGGGATCGAGAGCGCGATCCTCGCGGGCCACTCGATGGGCACGCAGGTGTCGCTCGAGGCGTATCGCCTGGCGCCCGATCGCGTGCGCGGGCTGGCGCTGCTGTGCGGCTCGTACGGGAAGATCACGACGACCTTCCACGGCAGCGACGTGCTGAAGACCGTCCTGCCGTCGATCATCGACGTCGTCGAGAGGAACCAGGGCCTCGCGCGCGCGGTGTGGGGGCGCATCCCGCCGGCGCTGGCGTTCCGCTTCGCGCAGCTGGCGCGCGAGGTGGACGCGCTCGCGATCCGCGAGGAGGACTTCCGGTTCTACATGGAGCACGTCGCGTCGATGGAGCCGGGCATCTTCTTCGCGATGCTGCGCCTGGCGGGCGAGCACACCGCGGAGGACGTGCTCGAGCGCATCCACGTGCCGGCGCTGGTCGTCGCGGCGGAGCGCGACACGTTCACGCCGAACGCGCTCGCGCAGCACATGGCGGACGTGATCCCGGGCGCCGAGTTCTTCCTGCTGCGTGGCGCGAGCCACGCGGCGCCGGTCGAGCAGCCCGTCGCGGTCGAGGTGCGGATCGCGAAGTGGCTCGCGGATCGGTTCGCGCCCCAGGCGAGCTCTCGGCGCGAAGTGGGCTGA